The following proteins are encoded in a genomic region of Desulfovibrio sp.:
- a CDS encoding D-2-hydroxyacid dehydrogenase encodes MKIAILDGAVLNPGDVDWAPIASLGDVSIYETTPTEAVAERTRGADVVLVNKTPLTGANLEQLDNNVRMVGVLATGYNIVDVDALAARNIPVCNVVAYGVSDVAQHAMALLLELCRHTSLHSESVKNGDWLKSKSWCYWKIPPLCLEGLTMGLIGFGSIGRRMGELAHAFGMSVLAYCRTPKDPPSYGPFAFATLEHLLCASDVVSLHCPLTKETRNIINAKTLSSMRKGAILLNTSRGPLVDEAAAAEALKSGHLRGLGTDVLAQEPPHDDNPLFTAPNTLITPHIAWATTRARQNIIDLMAENIRRWQAGTPVNVVNGVK; translated from the coding sequence ATGAAAATAGCCATTCTTGACGGCGCTGTGCTCAATCCCGGCGATGTGGATTGGGCCCCGATCGCATCCCTTGGCGATGTGTCCATTTATGAAACCACTCCCACTGAAGCGGTTGCAGAGCGCACCCGAGGGGCAGACGTGGTGCTGGTCAACAAAACCCCGTTGACTGGCGCAAATCTTGAACAACTGGACAACAACGTCCGTATGGTTGGCGTTCTTGCCACCGGCTATAATATTGTAGACGTTGATGCGCTGGCCGCCCGCAATATCCCTGTATGCAACGTGGTTGCTTACGGCGTGAGCGACGTGGCCCAGCATGCAATGGCGCTCTTGCTTGAACTGTGCCGCCATACCAGCCTGCATTCCGAAAGCGTCAAAAACGGCGACTGGCTCAAATCCAAGAGCTGGTGCTACTGGAAGATCCCGCCTCTGTGCCTGGAAGGTCTGACCATGGGCCTCATTGGTTTTGGCTCCATAGGCCGCCGCATGGGTGAACTGGCCCACGCCTTTGGCATGAGCGTGCTCGCCTACTGCCGTACCCCCAAGGATCCGCCGTCCTACGGCCCCTTTGCCTTTGCCACGCTTGAGCACCTGCTTTGCGCATCGGACGTGGTTTCCCTGCACTGCCCGCTGACCAAGGAAACACGCAATATCATCAATGCCAAAACGCTTTCGTCCATGCGCAAGGGGGCTATTCTGCTGAATACCTCGCGTGGGCCGCTGGTGGATGAAGCCGCCGCGGCAGAAGCCCTGAAATCCGGGCATCTGCGGGGTCTTGGCACTGACGTGCTTGCGCAGGAACCTCCGCATGACGACAACCCCCTGTTTACAGCGCCCAATACGCTGATTACGCCGCACATTGCCTGGGCCACCACACGTGCACGGCAAAACATCATTGACCTCATGGCGGAGAACATCCGGCGCTGGCAGGCAGGCACCCCCGTCAATGTGGTGAATGGGGTAAAATAA
- a CDS encoding ExbD/TolR family protein has protein sequence MGASVGGGNKFVSDINVTPFVDVMLVLLIIFMVATPMMSQGLDVDLPQTKQVEVLSTEADHMVLTVRNDGKMYLDEYPVDTMEDLEGYLQRLVKEKNKTLFLQADKAVPYGTVVEVMGHIKAVGIEKLGVIAEQPDDASPRGGKPARARK, from the coding sequence ATGGGCGCTAGTGTTGGCGGCGGCAACAAGTTTGTTTCGGACATCAACGTCACGCCCTTTGTGGACGTCATGTTGGTGCTGCTGATCATCTTCATGGTGGCGACCCCCATGATGAGTCAGGGGCTGGACGTGGATCTGCCGCAGACCAAGCAGGTGGAAGTGCTTTCCACCGAGGCCGACCACATGGTGTTGACCGTGCGCAATGACGGCAAGATGTACCTTGACGAGTACCCCGTGGACACCATGGAAGACCTTGAGGGGTACTTGCAGCGTCTGGTCAAGGAAAAGAACAAGACGCTCTTTCTGCAGGCCGACAAGGCAGTGCCTTACGGCACCGTTGTGGAAGTCATGGGTCACATCAAGGCCGTGGGCATCGAAAAGCTCGGCGTTATCGCCGAACAGCCCGATGATGCATCGCCCAGGGGCGGCAAGCCCGCACGCGCCCGAAAATAG
- a CDS encoding translocation protein TolB: MKKQLLLLTLGFWLALGSGAQAAMRVDIYGPGQNIVNLALAAPIKGPSAEANSMGTDLQKIVQENLSFLPFMRLTDPRAVLGGVVLPGYEPPSLDFKRFQLAGSDIVVTTYWPEGDSGTRPVQIRAFETNTGGRLFGKEYPKVTSKDLPEVADRFCADLLEALTGNGAFFRSTLAFVKKTGKMSANVWLVKPTGRDLRQITNMPGESMSPAWSPDGRFVVFTHIDEKSHALGVWDRSSGKVQRIRFPGNVVIGPAFMPDNKVAVALSNGKYPVIFQLNHVFQKERVLEQNDSINVSPTFDSTGTKMAFTSSRLGGPQIFLKDLSSGSVTRVSKNGTYNTEANLSPDGTLVVYSRMTDYGHRIFVQDMLTGMERQVTFGPGSDEQPAFCADSYFIAFSSTRSGHGIYLTTRHGGDAKQVPTGGGSVYFPRWGMPGQQK; encoded by the coding sequence ATGAAAAAACAGCTTCTTCTCCTGACCCTGGGGTTCTGGCTGGCTCTCGGAAGCGGGGCGCAGGCCGCCATGCGCGTGGACATTTACGGTCCGGGGCAAAACATTGTTAACCTTGCCCTGGCGGCCCCCATCAAGGGCCCCTCTGCTGAAGCGAACAGCATGGGCACCGACCTGCAAAAAATCGTGCAGGAAAACCTGAGCTTTTTGCCCTTTATGCGTCTTACCGATCCCAGAGCAGTGCTTGGCGGCGTTGTTCTGCCCGGGTATGAGCCGCCGTCCCTCGATTTCAAGCGTTTCCAGCTTGCCGGGTCGGACATTGTAGTAACCACCTACTGGCCCGAGGGCGACAGCGGCACCCGCCCCGTGCAGATCCGCGCGTTTGAAACCAACACTGGCGGGCGTCTTTTCGGCAAGGAGTACCCCAAGGTTACTTCCAAAGACCTGCCTGAAGTGGCCGACCGCTTCTGCGCCGACCTGCTTGAAGCCCTTACGGGCAATGGCGCCTTCTTCCGCTCCACGCTTGCCTTTGTAAAAAAGACGGGCAAGATGAGCGCCAACGTGTGGCTGGTCAAGCCCACCGGGCGCGACCTGCGGCAGATCACCAACATGCCCGGCGAATCCATGTCGCCCGCGTGGTCGCCTGACGGCCGCTTTGTGGTCTTTACCCACATTGACGAAAAATCCCATGCCCTCGGCGTGTGGGATCGCTCCAGCGGCAAAGTGCAGCGTATCCGCTTCCCTGGCAACGTGGTTATCGGCCCTGCCTTTATGCCCGACAACAAGGTTGCCGTGGCGCTTTCCAACGGCAAGTACCCTGTTATCTTCCAGCTGAACCACGTTTTCCAGAAAGAACGCGTACTTGAGCAGAACGACTCCATCAATGTTTCGCCCACATTTGACAGCACGGGCACCAAGATGGCATTTACCTCTTCACGTCTGGGCGGCCCGCAGATTTTCCTCAAGGATCTGAGCAGCGGATCGGTCACGCGCGTGAGCAAAAACGGCACGTACAACACCGAGGCCAATCTGTCGCCTGACGGAACCCTGGTGGTATACAGCCGCATGACCGACTATGGTCACCGTATTTTTGTGCAAGATATGCTTACCGGCATGGAACGTCAGGTTACTTTCGGCCCCGGCAGCGATGAACAGCCCGCTTTCTGCGCCGACAGTTACTTTATTGCGTTCTCGTCCACGCGCAGCGGTCACGGCATCTACCTGACCACCCGCCACGGCGGTGATGCGAAGCAGGTACCCACCGGCGGTGGTTCCGTGTACTTCCCGCGCTGGGGCATGCCCGGTCAGCAAAAATAG
- a CDS encoding TolC family protein gives MKRIPELGLVFLVVGALAGPVGGTTAFADSSVAARPSGSAAVPVFSGRTLPSGKDNALPAGAVSMPDAVDRALRHNPSLGSQEAQGQSSEEARKSARGAFGPKLGTTYSAAKQERKTSPALPSSSRPAENGTYTWAVEISQPVFQGFQLLANYQKAALQADSDKASVRNAELSMTENVQTQFLNYLRYEESVRSQRDALARLQDQLRITTAFFNVGLRPRLDVLQAEVDVRQAENTLIQVENSRDTSLAKLNTLLGLPATAMVKFTGTLAHVPFTRSLEQCLEAAYRQRPDLYMAARSVEIAGKSQQAVQSAYYPQVEAYYNVSQSGNSLDLQEKGDRGSRSSVWEVGARATWDVFQWGTTYYADKEAGWLVTKMRYAEEDLKLSVGYDIKSKLLAVQEAAKRITVAEKGVEQSTEAYNVALARYQEQVGTNFDVLDASSKLTTAQATLTGAKADYLTALAQLYVAMGEFHPDLMRR, from the coding sequence ATGAAACGCATTCCTGAACTGGGCCTCGTGTTTCTTGTTGTTGGTGCGCTTGCCGGGCCTGTGGGCGGCACAACCGCATTTGCCGATTCTTCCGTTGCCGCGCGCCCCTCGGGCAGCGCCGCCGTGCCGGTTTTTAGCGGAAGGACCTTGCCTTCAGGCAAGGACAATGCTTTGCCTGCCGGGGCAGTTTCCATGCCCGATGCTGTGGACCGCGCTTTGAGGCACAATCCGAGCCTGGGTTCGCAAGAAGCCCAGGGGCAGTCATCTGAAGAGGCGCGCAAATCTGCGCGCGGGGCTTTTGGCCCCAAGCTTGGCACGACGTATTCCGCCGCCAAGCAGGAAAGAAAAACGTCGCCCGCCTTGCCCAGCAGTAGCAGACCGGCGGAAAACGGCACATATACCTGGGCCGTGGAAATCTCTCAGCCTGTGTTCCAAGGGTTTCAACTTCTGGCCAATTACCAGAAGGCAGCCCTTCAGGCGGACAGTGATAAAGCCTCCGTGCGCAATGCCGAACTGTCCATGACAGAAAATGTTCAGACCCAGTTTCTGAACTATCTGCGGTACGAAGAAAGCGTGCGTAGCCAGCGCGATGCTCTGGCCCGTTTGCAGGATCAGCTGCGCATTACCACTGCCTTTTTTAACGTGGGGCTTCGCCCCCGGCTGGATGTGCTCCAGGCAGAAGTGGACGTGCGTCAGGCCGAGAATACCTTGATTCAGGTCGAAAACAGCCGCGACACCAGCCTTGCCAAGCTGAATACCCTGCTGGGGCTGCCCGCCACGGCCATGGTCAAGTTTACCGGCACTCTTGCCCATGTGCCCTTTACCCGCTCGCTGGAGCAGTGCCTTGAAGCGGCCTACCGGCAGCGGCCAGATCTTTACATGGCGGCGCGCTCGGTGGAAATCGCGGGCAAATCGCAGCAGGCCGTGCAGAGCGCCTATTATCCACAGGTGGAAGCCTATTACAATGTTTCGCAGAGCGGCAATTCGCTTGATCTGCAGGAAAAGGGCGACCGGGGTTCACGCAGCTCCGTATGGGAAGTGGGCGCCCGGGCCACCTGGGACGTTTTTCAGTGGGGAACCACGTATTATGCCGACAAAGAGGCAGGCTGGCTGGTCACAAAGATGCGCTATGCCGAAGAAGACCTGAAACTCAGCGTTGGCTACGACATCAAGTCGAAACTGCTTGCCGTGCAGGAAGCCGCCAAACGGATAACCGTGGCGGAAAAGGGCGTGGAGCAGTCTACTGAGGCATACAATGTGGCATTGGCCCGTTATCAGGAGCAGGTGGGCACCAACTTTGACGTGCTGGACGCTTCGTCCAAGCTCACCACCGCTCAGGCGACGTTAACAGGAGCGAAAGCCGATTATCTGACCGCTCTGGCGCAATTATATGTGGCCATGGGCGAATTTCACCCTGATCTTATGCGGCGTTGA
- a CDS encoding amidohydrolase family protein — translation MYIDIHTHAFHPKIAHKAVDHLNDFYSVNCAGDGTIAHLLERERKAEMEKCVVLCAATAPAQVIPANNYAITLQKEHADRVIAFGTVHPGYENWEAELKRIKAAGIRGIKLHPDFQSFWLDDPRLLPIFEAAQKDFVFEIHIGDRTTPAKNPSCPYKLAAILRQFPGMRVIAAHFGGYRMWAHALEALAGNRFENLWFDTSSTTPFATPLLAQKLLGAFPRERILFGTDWPLYDPVEERLRLQRLASLKDAEMETIMSNATALLCDSTEQAKCQRSH, via the coding sequence ATGTACATCGACATACACACCCACGCCTTTCATCCCAAGATAGCGCACAAGGCAGTGGATCACCTGAATGATTTTTATAGCGTCAACTGCGCGGGCGATGGCACCATCGCCCACCTGCTGGAGCGCGAACGTAAGGCCGAGATGGAAAAGTGCGTGGTTTTGTGCGCAGCCACAGCACCGGCTCAGGTTATTCCTGCAAACAACTACGCCATCACATTGCAAAAGGAGCATGCGGACAGGGTCATCGCCTTTGGTACAGTGCATCCGGGCTATGAAAACTGGGAAGCGGAGCTTAAGCGCATCAAGGCCGCCGGCATTCGCGGCATCAAGCTGCACCCGGATTTTCAGAGTTTCTGGCTGGACGACCCTCGCCTCCTGCCCATTTTTGAAGCTGCGCAAAAAGACTTTGTGTTCGAAATCCACATAGGTGACAGAACAACGCCCGCCAAAAATCCCTCCTGCCCTTACAAACTGGCGGCCATTCTGCGCCAGTTCCCCGGCATGCGGGTGATTGCGGCGCATTTTGGCGGCTACCGCATGTGGGCGCATGCGCTTGAGGCACTTGCCGGCAACAGGTTTGAAAACCTCTGGTTTGACACCTCAAGCACAACGCCCTTTGCTACGCCGCTGCTTGCCCAAAAGCTCCTTGGGGCTTTTCCGCGAGAACGTATTCTCTTTGGCACAGATTGGCCGCTGTACGACCCTGTGGAAGAACGCCTGCGCCTGCAACGCCTTGCCAGCCTCAAGGATGCGGAGATGGAAACCATCATGAGCAACGCCACGGCCCTGCTGTGCGACAGTACCGAGCAGGCTAAATGCCAGCGCAGCCATTGA
- a CDS encoding TonB family protein has product MPSQPRTNLSSLCICSSLIAVTFFYVTAVGAFAASAASADQSTYAGNMLDKIIEIWAPPPALKSDFRVRLKVTVNGRGQVEDCKPVKSSGLEAFDSSVCGAVQQIGSFGTPPYGAPMDVHLTFWNGTPKGKPKPETLSSEEALRAEVKARNKAEAALGDTRAEAAEDRARERAEAIAKASGKNAPEVRPAPVAPAPAPKANAESKKKGSKAPATAQADSAPATQLIGRSSPTAAESAAPAAKENPARQVDNLPTYGDPDVEAASAAAPAQAQVQAQPKAQPPAKTDVAATSGRATVAASGTPASGATTSGTTASGASGVDRVKYRRDATRQIRDAILIPAETEPGEYQTRLRLTISPQGEITDFKVISPTGDKLLDKYVQRGIRRAGSLPPPPAELGGTLDITLTLVRR; this is encoded by the coding sequence ATGCCTTCCCAACCGCGCACGAACCTCAGCAGTCTTTGCATATGCTCAAGCCTCATCGCCGTGACGTTTTTTTACGTCACGGCGGTCGGGGCTTTTGCAGCTTCTGCCGCCAGTGCGGATCAAAGCACCTATGCCGGGAACATGCTGGACAAGATTATTGAAATATGGGCTCCGCCCCCGGCGCTTAAAAGCGACTTCAGGGTGCGCCTCAAGGTCACGGTCAACGGGCGTGGGCAGGTTGAAGACTGCAAGCCCGTCAAATCTTCGGGACTGGAAGCTTTTGACAGTTCGGTATGCGGCGCAGTGCAGCAAATTGGTTCTTTTGGAACACCGCCTTACGGCGCGCCCATGGACGTGCACCTGACATTCTGGAACGGTACCCCCAAGGGCAAGCCCAAGCCGGAAACCCTGAGTTCTGAGGAAGCGCTGCGGGCCGAGGTCAAGGCCAGAAACAAGGCCGAAGCCGCGCTTGGCGACACAAGAGCCGAAGCCGCAGAAGACCGCGCCCGTGAAAGAGCCGAAGCCATTGCCAAGGCCAGCGGCAAGAACGCGCCGGAAGTAAGGCCCGCGCCGGTGGCCCCGGCACCAGCCCCCAAGGCGAATGCTGAAAGCAAGAAAAAGGGCTCAAAAGCTCCGGCCACGGCTCAGGCCGACAGCGCACCAGCCACGCAGCTTATTGGCAGGAGCAGCCCCACCGCCGCCGAATCGGCCGCTCCTGCGGCAAAGGAAAATCCGGCCCGACAGGTGGACAATCTGCCCACATACGGCGATCCGGACGTGGAGGCCGCATCGGCTGCCGCGCCAGCACAGGCTCAGGTGCAGGCTCAGCCTAAAGCGCAGCCCCCGGCAAAAACTGATGTAGCCGCCACATCTGGTCGCGCTACGGTTGCCGCCTCCGGAACTCCAGCGTCTGGCGCGACAACGTCTGGCACGACGGCATCTGGCGCATCGGGCGTTGATCGTGTAAAATATCGGCGTGACGCGACGCGGCAGATACGCGACGCCATCCTGATCCCTGCCGAAACAGAGCCGGGAGAATACCAGACACGCCTGCGACTTACGATTTCCCCTCAAGGAGAAATCACAGATTTCAAGGTAATATCGCCCACGGGCGACAAGCTTCTTGACAAATATGTGCAGCGAGGCATACGCCGAGCAGGCAGCTTACCCCCTCCGCCCGCCGAACTTGGGGGAACGCTGGACATCACCCTTACACTGGTGCGCCGCTGA
- a CDS encoding ribonuclease J: MNEPYLNITPLGGLGEIGLNCQLWETSGGVVMVDCGLMFPDDAHLGVDVVIPHFGAVSGIKDKLLGIVLTHGHEDHIGALPWIVPEIKGTRIYGSRFTLALVEHKLREREILDWVELCPVDINTVLPLGDLTFHFFPVCHSIPEGFGLGVETPVGRVVHSGDFKIDPNPLDTTGTDLNLFRNFAGPEGARLLLSDSTNIVREGRSLTEREVKDSLDKIFAKAEGRIVITLFSSHIQRIQEVFDLAREHGRTVVISGKSLANNIEMARDLGIAKLPPSFFNAHNGVPDLPDDQIVLVVTGAQGEPLSALSRMVLGGHRQLEIRKGDTVVMSSRMIPGNAKAISRLINEMYRIGAEVLYESVHAIHASGHGQREELRDMLEAVRPTLFVPVHGEYQHLVKHGRLAAECGVEQDNVILLEDGLPLTLLKDSFRLEQRVPVECTLVDGKGVGDVGYAVLKERRILGDEGMVIVVLVVDSETGSILHGPEMISKGFVFEQHYSHLLEDAKCLVLDEIEAARPGQLGRLQEGIRSSLRRFFRRVLERDPVVVPVISEV, encoded by the coding sequence ATGAATGAACCTTATTTGAACATTACCCCCCTCGGGGGGCTGGGAGAGATCGGCCTCAACTGTCAGCTGTGGGAAACCTCCGGCGGCGTGGTGATGGTTGATTGCGGCCTCATGTTTCCTGACGACGCCCACCTTGGCGTGGACGTTGTTATTCCGCACTTTGGCGCTGTCAGCGGCATCAAGGACAAGCTGCTCGGCATTGTGCTGACGCACGGGCATGAGGACCACATTGGCGCACTGCCCTGGATTGTGCCTGAAATCAAGGGCACCCGCATTTATGGCTCACGCTTTACCCTGGCGCTTGTGGAACACAAGCTCAGGGAGCGGGAGATTCTGGACTGGGTGGAGCTGTGCCCCGTTGATATCAATACAGTGCTGCCCCTGGGCGATCTGACCTTCCACTTTTTCCCTGTCTGTCACTCCATTCCCGAAGGCTTTGGCCTGGGCGTAGAAACGCCCGTGGGCCGTGTGGTGCACAGCGGCGATTTCAAGATTGACCCGAATCCCCTCGACACCACAGGCACCGACCTGAATCTTTTCCGCAACTTTGCCGGGCCGGAAGGCGCACGGCTGCTGCTTTCGGATTCCACCAACATCGTGCGCGAGGGGCGCTCCCTCACGGAGCGCGAGGTCAAGGATTCGCTGGACAAGATATTTGCCAAGGCCGAAGGGCGCATCGTCATCACGCTCTTTTCGAGCCATATCCAACGTATTCAGGAAGTTTTTGACCTTGCCCGCGAGCATGGGCGCACGGTGGTCATCAGCGGCAAGTCGCTGGCGAACAATATCGAAATGGCTCGTGATCTTGGCATTGCCAAGCTGCCGCCTTCGTTTTTCAACGCGCACAACGGCGTACCCGACCTGCCGGACGACCAGATCGTACTTGTTGTAACAGGCGCACAGGGTGAACCGCTCTCCGCCTTGTCGCGTATGGTGCTTGGCGGCCACAGACAGCTGGAGATCCGTAAGGGCGATACCGTGGTCATGAGTTCGCGCATGATCCCCGGTAACGCCAAGGCCATCTCCCGGCTCATCAACGAAATGTACCGCATTGGTGCGGAAGTGCTGTACGAAAGCGTACACGCCATCCATGCCTCGGGCCACGGCCAGCGCGAAGAACTGCGCGACATGCTTGAGGCCGTGCGGCCCACGCTGTTTGTGCCTGTGCACGGCGAATACCAGCATCTGGTCAAGCATGGCCGCCTTGCTGCTGAATGCGGCGTGGAGCAGGACAACGTGATCTTGCTGGAAGACGGCCTGCCCCTTACCCTGCTCAAAGACTCCTTCCGTCTGGAACAGCGCGTTCCGGTCGAGTGTACGCTCGTGGACGGCAAGGGCGTGGGCGATGTGGGCTACGCCGTGCTCAAGGAGCGCCGCATTCTGGGTGATGAAGGCATGGTCATTGTGGTGCTGGTGGTTGATTCAGAAACCGGCAGCATACTGCACGGGCCGGAAATGATCTCCAAAGGCTTTGTGTTCGAGCAGCACTACAGCCACTTGCTGGAAGACGCCAAGTGCCTGGTGCTGGATGAGATTGAAGCGGCCCGCCCCGGTCAGCTTGGACGCTTGCAGGAAGGCATCCGTTCTTCGCTGCGGCGTTTCTTCCGCCGTGTGCTGGAGCGTGACCCCGTGGTCGTGCCCGTCATCAGCGAAGTCTAG
- the tolA gene encoding cell envelope integrity protein TolA has product MRLASYVLSFCLHAAIFLLIWFWPSSPPIKLDTPPVMISLVEGATGGNRTPSPILGHMGQPGDGPLAPTPPAPKAEVAAPERVEVKEPKPVPPQPKQDAAAVKKPEPKPEPKPQPKPEPKEEAKPIAQKKEDKPKPKEEPQKEAPKDQKKPEPPKADAKKDAKESKDAKSNVDPVAAALQQARKASSRADSGDRGNAVEQALAQAQRRAGGNRGGGGGEGAGPGGGGLGDVYMGQVMLAVRPNWGFTSASRLNLRCIINVKVDAQGKLLQNPVVTHSSGNAQFDASAASAIVRTANSGQFPPPPSADYGDLDLVFTLDELMGR; this is encoded by the coding sequence ATGCGCCTGGCCTCATACGTTCTTTCATTCTGCCTGCACGCAGCCATATTTTTGCTGATATGGTTCTGGCCCAGCAGCCCGCCCATCAAGCTGGACACGCCTCCAGTCATGATCAGTCTGGTTGAGGGCGCCACAGGCGGCAACCGTACCCCCTCGCCCATTCTCGGGCATATGGGGCAGCCCGGCGATGGCCCCCTTGCGCCTACGCCGCCCGCCCCCAAGGCGGAAGTGGCCGCGCCCGAGCGCGTTGAAGTCAAAGAGCCCAAACCTGTTCCGCCGCAGCCCAAGCAGGATGCAGCGGCTGTGAAAAAGCCCGAGCCCAAGCCCGAGCCGAAACCGCAGCCCAAGCCGGAACCCAAGGAAGAAGCCAAACCCATCGCGCAGAAAAAAGAAGACAAGCCCAAGCCCAAGGAAGAACCGCAGAAAGAAGCTCCCAAGGATCAGAAAAAGCCGGAGCCTCCCAAGGCGGACGCCAAGAAGGACGCCAAGGAATCCAAGGACGCCAAGTCCAACGTTGATCCTGTGGCAGCAGCCTTGCAACAGGCGCGCAAAGCCAGCTCGCGGGCTGATTCCGGTGACAGGGGCAATGCCGTGGAGCAGGCTCTCGCCCAGGCCCAGCGCCGTGCAGGCGGCAACAGGGGCGGCGGTGGCGGCGAAGGTGCCGGCCCCGGCGGCGGTGGTCTTGGCGATGTGTACATGGGGCAGGTCATGCTGGCGGTACGGCCCAACTGGGGCTTTACCTCGGCCAGCCGCCTGAACCTGCGCTGCATCATCAACGTCAAGGTAGACGCGCAGGGCAAGCTGTTGCAGAATCCCGTAGTAACGCACAGTTCGGGCAATGCGCAGTTTGACGCTTCCGCAGCGAGCGCCATTGTGCGCACTGCCAACAGCGGTCAGTTTCCTCCCCCGCCTTCAGCGGACTACGGCGACCTTGACCTTGTGTTTACGCTTGACGAACTCATGGGCCGCTAA
- the tolQ gene encoding protein TolQ, translating to MEFSFFSMIAQASLVAKAVLAFLVMMSIASWGLMIQKFIGLSAANKKALSGTEKFEKAANLREAVQSLGSDPTSPLYYIAHQGVLEFNRSKELGNSSEVVVDNVRRALRQGVGTELARLQSSLSILATCANTAPFIGLFGTVWGIMSSFHSIGMLKSASLATVAPGISEALVATAIGLAVAVPATIGFNIFMGKLSQVDTLLVNFAGVFLNRVQREINAHRPVQRTGATEM from the coding sequence ATGGAATTCAGTTTTTTTTCGATGATCGCCCAGGCAAGCCTGGTGGCCAAGGCGGTGCTGGCGTTTCTGGTCATGATGTCCATTGCGAGCTGGGGGCTGATGATCCAGAAATTCATCGGCCTGAGCGCAGCTAACAAAAAAGCTCTCAGCGGCACGGAAAAGTTCGAGAAGGCGGCCAATCTGCGCGAAGCCGTGCAGTCCTTGGGCTCCGACCCAACTTCCCCGCTGTACTACATCGCCCATCAGGGCGTTCTTGAATTCAACCGCTCCAAAGAACTTGGCAACAGCAGTGAAGTGGTGGTCGACAACGTTCGCCGCGCGCTGCGTCAGGGTGTGGGCACGGAACTGGCACGGCTGCAAAGCTCGCTGTCTATTCTGGCCACCTGCGCCAACACGGCCCCCTTTATCGGCCTGTTTGGCACGGTCTGGGGCATCATGAGCTCCTTCCACTCCATCGGCATGCTCAAGTCGGCCTCTCTGGCCACCGTTGCCCCCGGTATTTCGGAAGCTCTGGTTGCTACGGCCATCGGCCTGGCAGTGGCTGTTCCGGCCACCATCGGCTTCAATATCTTCATGGGCAAGCTTTCGCAGGTTGATACGCTGCTGGTGAACTTTGCCGGCGTGTTCCTCAACCGCGTCCAGCGCGAAATCAACGCCCACCGCCCCGTGCAGCGCACGGGCGCAACGGAGATGTAG
- the pal gene encoding peptidoglycan-associated lipoprotein Pal produces MKRYALILALVMALAAGFGCAKKTTSEPGYDDGLTPEMRAAIQQITDARVYFAFDKFDIKPEYKEMLKTKADLLKKYSSIRVRIEGNCDERGTQEYNLALGERRARASYEYLVTLGVNPSQLEMISYGKENPAVQGNNEASWSKNRRDDFRVIAH; encoded by the coding sequence ATGAAACGCTATGCTCTTATTCTCGCTCTGGTTATGGCCCTTGCCGCCGGCTTCGGTTGCGCAAAGAAAACCACCAGCGAACCCGGCTATGACGATGGCCTGACCCCCGAAATGCGTGCGGCCATCCAGCAGATCACTGACGCCCGCGTCTACTTCGCTTTCGACAAATTCGACATCAAGCCCGAATACAAAGAAATGCTGAAGACCAAGGCCGATCTGCTGAAGAAGTACTCCTCTATCCGCGTGCGCATCGAAGGCAACTGCGACGAACGCGGCACCCAGGAATACAACCTCGCCCTCGGCGAACGCCGCGCCCGCGCTTCCTACGAATACTTGGTTACGCTTGGCGTGAATCCCAGCCAGCTGGAAATGATCAGCTACGGCAAGGAAAACCCCGCCGTGCAGGGTAACAACGAAGCTTCGTGGTCCAAGAACCGCCGCGACGACTTCCGCGTGATCGCCCACTAG